The sequence GCCCATTTGGTGTGACAAACAATCGCACCTGGAGGGAAATTCCCAATGACTCTCCGATTGAGTGACCTTCAGATTCAACAATTAATCAATGAACGCAAGCCTTTGCCACAGGATTACCGTCAGCGAATACAGCCGAGACTCAAATCTGGTCACAAGGAACGGGAGTTGGATATAATGGGTGCTTCACATTCGGAGTTTCGCATTATCTTTCGTCAAAGCAATATCAATCCAATCGACTTCTCTATCATTCTTGCGTATTGCGTTCCAAGGACGAATCAAATTTTCAGGCTTCGCCGCTACAATGGAAAGAGCCACGAACACACGAACTCTCTTGAAGGAAACAGCTTTTACAATTTCCACATTCACTTGGCAACCGAACGATATCAGGATTCCGGGCTTCGGGAGGATTCTTATGCCGAGCCTTCGACGCGGTTTGCGGACTACTATGGAGCCATTCGTTGCCTTCTTGAGGATTGTGGTTTTGAACAACCGGCCGGCCTTCAGAGCGAATTGTTCGGGGAGGAGGTGTAAGCCGTGACCATTGATTCGATCGAACAAGATTTCAAAAAGAAGGTTTGCGATGGTCTCCGTCTGCAATCAGAGGGGCTGGAGCGATATCGAGTTTTTACGCCTTTCCTTTTCGAAGATGGCGACCACCTCTCCATCGTGCTGAAACGTCACAACGGACATTGGATGCTGACGGATGAGGGGCACACTTACATGCACCTCACATATGACATTGAGGAAAAGGACCTTCAACGCGGCACTCGTGAGAAAATCATTTCGAATGCTCTCACAGCGTTCAGCGTGGCCGATCGCGAGGGGGAACTTTCGTTGGAGATCCGAGAAGAGCAATATGGTGATGCTCTATACAACTTTGTGCAAGCCTTGCTCAAAATATCCGATGTTTCATACCTTTCCCGGGAGCGAGTCCGCTCGACATTTCTGGAAGACTTCCGAGCTTTCATGGAGGAGCGGGTTCCACAAAACCGGCGCACTTTTGACTGGAGTCATCCAGAGCACGATCCGGACGGCAAGTATACTGTTGATTGCCGTGTCAACGGGATGGTTCGTCCGCTTCACGTTTACGCGCTTCCCGGCGACGACAAGGTCCGGGATGCGACCATCGGCCTGTTGCAGTTTGAACGTTGGGGGCTGGTGTTTCGAGCTGTTGGGATTT comes from Terriglobia bacterium and encodes:
- a CDS encoding DUF1828 domain-containing protein, with the translated sequence MTIDSIEQDFKKKVCDGLRLQSEGLERYRVFTPFLFEDGDHLSIVLKRHNGHWMLTDEGHTYMHLTYDIEEKDLQRGTREKIISNALTAFSVADREGELSLEIREEQYGDALYNFVQALLKISDVSYLSRERVRSTFLEDFRAFMEERVPQNRRTFDWSHPEHDPDGKYTVDCRVNGMVRPLHVYALPGDDKVRDATIGLLQFERWGLVFRAVGIFENQEEVNRKVLARFSDVCEKQFSSLAANKDRIARYLEEALRES